The following coding sequences are from one Capsicum annuum cultivar UCD-10X-F1 chromosome 3, UCD10Xv1.1, whole genome shotgun sequence window:
- the LOC124896591 gene encoding uncharacterized protein LOC124896591 produces the protein MCSYSDNDIYGSICTILNKEQFKNFCENNIFGYFIKKKQCVVQAQLCRCIMKLEVENQIHRLLNWKTIAPRPRYGFLTNAMFKDNGKDPPPKKINERSKKKQKVDSSTPVAKKPSGKKTPSHRAAKAAVVKTPVFKLIPTRQASSSQTKEGKQIVRVIFPQVQSKADSHVEEVAVSKRESHVEKETFISKKVFDVFREEVRQEFKGVREEFTRIRQLVKKKFKKMVKAIGHSKQQYEDTEVEAQQMDYAGVETSPQQFSPTVDQNLDENQDGCIDLHPDKTNIEIDYQHLIPDELFQSINLDYNLSENIVHHDDRITNEKLDDTNLSDSESITRHPLATSEEEQIDEHFNDKKSESVVQDHCQENKENIGSSSKADMHEKVDLGMEEQIMTTPKIQELTTDEQRDETILSDSQDTIHDDLLLSLNVYSSKSIIVHPSDNCELQTPIPKLRIRRPSKFKESPYTMKFVSVADKLEGHIRIFPQKHSFIYHPIDGIVYMKIVNKFMDWISKDLIKVHAKRKGNADHYKRGKSTIPMMHLEIETIEDKNWFYTMGFPDQSWTDSHIDVCFYYLRKKSKYDPNRSYKFSTAGGHVAHLNEYINGFLMHAAVPWHTMEDIYIPDYGTRKQDVNVHSNVEPPLSPPRY, from the exons ATGTGCTCGTACAGTGACAATGATATTTATGGAAGCATATGCACAATTTTAAACAAGGAACAGTTTAAAAACTTTTGTGAGAATaacatttttggttattttataaaGAAGAAGCAGTGTGTAGTGCAAGCACAGTTGTGCAGATGCATTATGAAGCTTGAG GTTGAGAATCAAATTCATcgattattaaattggaagacgATTGCACCTCGTCCACGATATGGGTTTTTGACGAATGCTATGTTCAAGGACAATGGCAAG GATCCACCACCAAAGAAGATCAATGAACGttcaaagaagaaacagaaggtGGATTCATCAACCCCAGTAGCGAAGAAACCTTCAGGGAAAAA GACTCCATCTCATCGTGCTGCCAAGGCTGCTGTAGTGAAGACACCAGTATTCAAGCTAATTCCAACACGACAGGCTTCTTCTTCACAAACGAAGGAAGGTAAGCAAATAGTTAGGGTTATTTTTCCTCAGGTACAGTCAAAGGCAGATAGTCATGTAGAGGAAGTAGCCGTGTCAAAGCGTGAGAGTCATGTTGAGAAAGAAacatttatttctaagaaagttttTGATGTATTCCGCGAAGAG GTTCGTCAAGAGTTTAAAGGAGTTCGTGAAGAGTTTACTCGAATTCGTCAATTAgtgaagaaaaagttcaaaaaaatggtCAAAGCAATTGGACATAGCAag CAACAATATGAAGATACAGAGGTTGAAGCACAACAGATGGATTATGCTGGTGTCGAAACATCACCACAACAATTCAGTCCTACTGTTGATCAAAATTTGGATGAGAATCAGGATG GTTGCATTGATTTGCATCCAGATAAAACAAACATTGAAATTGATTATCAACATTTAATCCCTGATGAGCTTTTCcaaagtataaatttggattataatcTTTCTGAGAATATTGTTCATCACGATGATcga ATCACTAATGAGAAATTGGATGATACAAATTTGTCTGATTC AGAAAGCATCACGAGACATCCATTGGCAACTTCTGAAGAAGAACAAATTGATGAACATTTTAATGATAAAAAGTCCGAATCTGTTGTTCAAGATCATTGTCAG GAAAACAAAGAGAACATTGGATCAAGCTCTAAAGCAGACATGCACGAAAAGGTTGATCTTGGTATGGAGGAGCAGATTATGACAACTCCTAAAATACAAGAATTAACTACTGATGAACAAAGGGATGAAACGATTTTGTCTGATTCACAAGACACAATCCATGATGACTTGCTTCTTAGTTTGAATGTATACAGTAGTAAAAGCATCATTGTTCATCCCTCTGATAATTGTGAACTTCAAACTCCTATTCCTAAGTTAAGGATTAGGCGACCATCCAAATTCAAAGAGTCACCTTACACGATGAAATTTGTTTCAGTTGCTGATAA ATTGGAAGGGCACATACGTATATTCCCACAGAAACATTCATTTATTTATCATCCGATTGATGGGATTGTGTATATGAAGATTGTCAACAAGTTCATGGATTGGATTTCTAAAGACCTtatcaaagttcatgctaaaag AAAGGGAAATGCGGATCATTACAAAAGGGGGAAATCAACCATTCCAATGATGCATTTAGAAATTGAGACCATTGAAGATAAAAACTGGTTCTACACAATGGGGTTTCCTGATCAGTCATGGACCGACTCG CATATTGATGTTTGCTTCTACTACTTAAGGAAGAAGTCGAAGTATGACCCCAACAGGTCTTACAAATTCAGCACA GCGGGAGGACATGTGGCACATCTTAATGAATACATAAATGGGTTCCTTATGCATGCTGCTGTGCCATGGCATACAATGGAAGACATTTATATTCCA GATTATGGGACCAGAAAGCAAGACGTAAATGTTCATAGTAATGTCGAACCACCTTTGAGTCCTCCAAG GTACTGA